One Bemisia tabaci chromosome 7, PGI_BMITA_v3 DNA window includes the following coding sequences:
- the FMRFaR gene encoding FMRFamide receptor — protein MTTFIFGADGPDNTTGNYSELQGYWLRERVFDADTINGNHDKINALTKSVSPNEMLFELVAHGILLNLVGIFGFVGNIISMIILSKPQMKSSINYLLIGLARCDTVLIFTSILLFGLPAVYPYTGYLFTYYWKIYPKIAPTVFPIALIAQTVSVYLTVTVTLERFVAVCLPLRARSLCTYGRAKIYVIIIIFMATLFNASRFFEVDVIEEPQGYAAYNTTVYRAIPSGLRESSLYVTLYIHWFYFIFIYFLPFSALAILNAAIYRQVRRANQERQRLSRLQKKEIGLATMLLCVVVVFFLCNFLALVNNVLESFYDLIIDQLVKTSNLLVTINSSVNFIIYVIFGEKFKRLFIKHFCPKGGFLFCNAAFSGRESPDGATHDDSIVSNGDGRSYSLRSTHTCHLHRSNTSLVRNGRINGNSAIKTHRSMRLPSRIYQPPANVYYPKPISREPSWEQTNTTTLNQL, from the exons ATGACGACGTTCATCTTCGGGGCCGACGGGCCGGACAACACGACGGGGAACTACTCGGAGTTGCAGGGCTACTGGCTGCGGGAGCGGGTGTTCGACGCGGACACGATCAACGGGAACCACGACAAGATCAACGCGCTGACCAAGTCGGTCTCGCCGAACGAGATGCTCTTCGAGCTGGTCGCCCACGGGATCCTCCTCAACCTGGTCGGGATCTTCGGCTTCGTCGGGAACATCATCTCCATGATCATCCTCTCGAAGCCGCAGATGAAGTCGAGCATCAACTACCTCCTCATCGGCCTCGCCCGCTGCGACACGGTCCTCATCTTCACCTCGATCCTCCTCTTCGGCCTCCCGGCCGTCTACCCCTACACCGGCTACCTCTTCACCTACTACTGGAAGATCTACCCCAAGATCGCCCCGACCGTCTTCCCCATCGCCCTCATCGCCCAGACCGTCTCGGTTTATCTCACCGTCACCGTGACGTTAGAGCGCTTTGTGGCCGTGTGCCTACCGCTCCGGGCGCGATCACTCTGTACCTACGGTCGGGCCAAGATCTacgttattattattatttttatggcGACGCTCTTCAACGCCTCGCGGTTTTTCGAGGTGGACGTCATAGAGGAGCCGCAGGGCTACGCCGCTTATAATACGACCGTGTATAGGGCGATTCCTTCCGGGCTTCGAGAGAGTTCCCTATACGTCACGTTGTATATCCATTGGTTCTATTTTATATTCATATACTTCCTTCCCTTCTCCGCCCTTGCCATCCTTAACGCTGCTATTTATCGACAG GTGCGACGGGCGAATCAGGAGCGACAGCGGCTCTCCCGTCTGCAGAAGAAAGAGATCGGGTTGGCGACGATGCTGCTCTGCGTCGTGGTCGTCTTCTTCCTCTGCAACTTCCTGGCCCTCGTCAACAACGTCCTCGAGTCCTTCTACGACCTCATCATCGACCAACTCGTCAAGACCTCCAACCTCCTCGTCACCATCAACTCCTCCGTCAACTTCATCATCTACGTCATCTTCGGCGAGAAGTTCAAGCGCCTCTTCATCAAGCACTTCTGCCCGAAAGGCGGGTTCCTCTTCTGCAACGCCGCCTTCTCCGGGCGCGAGTCCCCAGATGGCGCCACCCACGACGACAGCATCGTGTCCAACGGCGACGGTCGATCTTACTCCTTGAGGAGCACTCACACGTGTCATCTCCATCGATCGAATACCTCGTTGGTGCGCAACGGTAGGATCAATGGCAATTCCGCCATTAAGACTCATAGGAGTATGAGGTTGCCCTCCAGGATATACCAGCCACCGGCTAACGTCTATTATCCCAAGCCCATTTCTAGAGAGCCGTCTTGGGAGCAGACCAATACGACGACGTTGAATCAACTGTAA